The genomic interval TGTCCATTGTTTGGATAACTCTGTTTTATACATACTTCAGAGTTCTTTGTACCGCCAAAATAGCCTTGCATGGCCATCACCTAAGCTCAGCTAAAAAGGCTCGCAACACAATCCTGTTACACGGTGGTCAGTTACTACTCTGCATGCTCTCATATGTCACTCCTGTTCTGGTCAGCGTTCTCATTCCCCTCTTTCCAGCTCATCGAACTAAAATCACTTTTGTCAATTACCTGCTTACTTGCATTTTCCCTCGACTCCTAAGTCCTCTGATCTATGGACTTAGAGACCAGAAGTTTGGCAAATACATCAAACGCAACTTTTCCTGTGGAGTGGTAATTGTAAAAGTTACTCCATAGTGTATAGCTTGATTAGTGGATAGAGATGCAgtgatcagccataatattataaccacccccttgtttctacaatcaTGGTCCATTCTCAGGTCCCCTGACCACACAGAAGCAATTATTTGGTTGTTgtacatactttgtttgccctcttcaccctgttcttcagggTGTCTTCCTTTTTTGTGCCtaatgattcaaggtaggctttAAATCAACCATGACACTGATCAGGATAaaataaaggtacagaatataaacgaatgaattaatgaatgagtaaTTGCAGAATCTGCTATGACCAACagtgtgtaattatatttttttattctgaagACTGAGGCTGGTAAAAATTAAtgcttaaatgtaaaataaataatcaatgtCGATAAATATAGTGGAATTATATGTATAGTATTGATATACATATTGATATGTGACACTTTATAGTTTGTATGTATGGCAATCTTACTGGAaggaaatattataatatttatattataatgtcTTGGTGTATGtgtgatcatttttatttacaatgctATGGCTAACACCTATCTTTAAAAGTGTAGTCAGCTGTCCAAAGTCACCTAAATGGCCTATTCCAGTGGTCCTTATGAtttttttggttacatagcattaAGAAACTTGTTCATATACTGCATAtctaaaacaataaacattGCCAGTTTTGTAACAGGGCTGTATTTGTACTGTATATGTAAAAAAATCTGCATTAGAGCAACACAAGGTAAAATAGGTGTTTATGATTCTGGGCTCTCCCTACAGGTTCAAATATGTAATTAAATGGAGAGGGAGGTAGGCATAGAGGGAGCTATGCCGGGAATGTACTCATTCCCGGCATAGCCTCAAGAAGGTACATATTGCAGTTTCTTGCTTATACTggtgtagcaatgacagaggctctatcctGCCCATTACAGATCTATGTAAAATCCAAATTATATTGGACTAACATCATCCCTCGACTCCTGAGTCCTCTGACCTATGGACTTTGAGACCAGAAATTTGTTAAACACATCAAATGCTACTTTTCCTGTGGTCTGGTTGTTGTTAAGATTGCACAGTAATGTACAGATTGAACAGTTTATTGTTTATGGTGGATAAAGCTACAGTACCAAGACAGGTTCACATTGAATATTATATCTTTGCTGTCTAAGTCCATCTTAACAtcatgaaataaaagaaaaaaaaaatccacacttcatagtaataatagtaataatgataatagtaAGGTAAGTTTATATAGGGCCTTTCACATGGCCAAAAACACTTTACATGGTCAAAATATGCTCTTACATTATAAATATTCTAAAAATATTCTGAAGTCGCAACTGATTAACGACTTTAAGTGTAATGAAATGGAAAAATGATACAACACAATGGGAAAATATTTGAACctttttcaattaaataaatgttcaagataattaacaaatcacagattcattgtttttattgctttttgttATTTGATTTTTGTGTGCACACAAACTGGATGAGAGGGTTTTTTGGCTGCACACTCCTCATGGGCATTGCAGGTTAGCACAAGTGATGAGCAATGGAAAAAATCAACTGAGGCAGCTGAGAAAACCTCAAGATGGTTCTGAATTAAAAGGCTGAGTACTGGCAGCATGGATTAAAGAACAATAAATTTTGTAGATATTTACAAATTAAGCACGTTTTTACTTAAAATATGACACTAACAACAGCTAACACTAACTCACAAATTGAAAGGGCTCTGTCTTTACAAATGTTAAAGAACTCCATTAGTTTTTTCTACAAAGCCCTAGTTACCAATTTCCCTTTTACCTACCAGgctaccatagatcatgtgatttTACTTGGTAGGCTGGAAAAACTAGTAGGAATCAAATGACCTGCCCTCTCTTGATTCAGATCCTATTTCTTTGACcattatcaatttgtttatctgaataataaatcctcacatcatactttggttaaatatggtgttctgCAAGGGTCAATGCTTCATCCTCTATTATTCACATTCTatatgctgccactgggtacaGTAATTCATAAGCATGGTATTCAATCCCACTTCTTTATTgctgacacacaactgtatatatcagccaaacatTATGACGTTGCTTGTCTACATATAATAAGACCGTCTGACAGACTTTAAAGACGGATTGATACAAAATTTTCTCATATTAAATTCTGATATATATGAGGTCTTGtgactaggtacagatacttgAAATGCTGTTATAAATACTAATAGATCAACAGTAATACCCAGTACCTTCATTAAAACGCAGGGGTTGCTTTTCATTTCTGTGTCACATCTGCCACTCATATAtgcaatacagtcaaaaccaccttcttccacatacgaaatattgccaaaatttaGCATATCTtgtccttaaaagatgcagaaaaAATAgccaatatgtttataaattcaCTGCTAGATTACTGCAATATGATCCTGGCAGGCAGCACGTGCAAAGTGCTACATAAGCTTCAGTTgtttcaaaatgcagcagccaaagtgctttaaaaaaatgtgagcATATAACACCAGTTCTCTTGTCCCTACACTTGCTATCAGTACATTTTttattgactataaaatactcctatTGGcctataaatctctaaatggtttaggcccatAGTTTCTTAATGAACTTCTCATACCCTATCACCCCTCATGTACAATTCATTCCAAGGACGCTGGTCTACTCACTGCAGGAAGAAatgccttttctcacaaagctccttaAGTCTGGAATAGCAGTCCTGTTACTGTTCAGGGCTGAGACACACACTCTTTTGAAACTTTTCACACAGGCTTTTGGTTAATTAATCTTCTCTACTAGTCTCATAGCTGGAATTAAATACTATCACTTCTTTGTATCACTTGATCTCTCCTGCATATCTGTTTTTTATATGTTGTTTTGCCTGGCCCCTGAAAGCTTCTTGCAGGGTAATTCTTCCCCTGCTCTtcttgataagcagttacagataatgaatgaatgaataattaacatTGTCCGGATGTCAGCGTGTTGCTCCAATccctgtatatatcattcagaATTAACGGTGCATTCACAGATCTGCAAGGCACCCATGGCTTGTGCATTGTTTAAGTCCAATAATATCATTAATGTTTTGTGCTTATAGATGATGGTCCCTATCTTCTTTTGTCTGGAGAAAGTGGCACACTTGATTTCAAAATAGAATTTCagattaagatttttttttggaCTATATGTGCCTTAAATGGCCTCAGGCCCAAAGAAAGTGACAGCATTTCTGGATCCTTTTTATATATGGTTTTAtctttgcatttttaaattttaactgATACTGGTTTTGGGCCTTGCCCCATGCACAtggagatttctccagattctctgaatcttttaatgatattatgtaacAGATGAATATATCCCCAGGTTCTTTACTGCTTTGTAGAGTGAAATGTTAATCTTGAACTGCTGCACTCTTTGACCATGCTGTCTTTGTGCTGATTccttcccaacttttttggaacatgtttcttgtattaaatacaaaattgtgattgtttaaaatacaatacaatttcTTAGTTTCATATTGATTTTGtagtgttttaatttaaaaataaaatgtacattatttgtattgcattttggttttgtttacattttgaaagtcccaacatttctggaaaagaAGATTGTACATGTACACGCCTCTGTATTCCCTTGAAGATATTCATTATAAAACTGCACAGAGCTGAACAAATTAAGTGGTTTCTCACCAGCAGCTGAAGAAATGTATATCATCTGGTGTTGAAACCATGATTTGATTCATGGCTATTCACTGAAAGGTATAAATATTAATTCCGAATACTGATCTCTCACTGACTTCTAAAgatacatttaaacatatttactgCAATGTTTGATTATGTGTTAGATTCAGGCTTCAATTAATCTGTAtagatttttaatgttttaactatccgttaaaaaaacatattcctcCCAAATGGTAACTGTATAGGAAGTATAAAAatagaacattttaaatatatgcacTGTTTACTGGACTTCTCAAGAAATGTATAAAAGGCAGTGTAACAATCAACTAATATTAGCTTAATTAAGCttttcatttaatattataatagtatttatttttacataaatatttttggctttttaaaatattttcaatcaTTTAAGCCACTCTTGATTATGTATGAATTTGTactagtttttatttattgtagatTCGTTGTTATTTCTTCTGTTACCTTTCTTTTGTActtgtttggatttttttattgtgaagcaTATTAAGCTGCTTTTAGCAATATTATGCATGTAAAAAATCTGTTCTGATTGAATTCTGAGGCTTTCtatttataaattgtttaatactttttaaagttATGTCAATAATTTATACTGACGTGAAAGAAGGTTGAGTTTGTATGGTTTCTAATGGAGGAtttcttaatattttttatgtgttttgcatattaaaaaatatatttaggtAGAGATCCTAAAGCCCTCTTTTTATCACTGCCCAAGTGGAATGAGGGAATGAATACGACGATAGATCAGAATTGGATACGAGACAATTACCAAGAGGCTTTGGCCAAAAATATAATTGTCATTGTCCTTGCTCTGATCATTATTGGCATTAATGGGATGCTGGTGGTCACTTACTTTCAAATCCCTATGTTCCACAGTGAcccaaaatacattttatacatcaGCCTTGTGATCAATGACATTCTGACGATTTGCATTTCAGCTATTATGTTTGTCCTGACATATGCAATGCCAAATGTAAATGTCTCCTTTTGCTGTGTGCTGTTGTCATTGGGTTCTACCACTGGAATTATCACCCCCATGATTTTGGCTGGAATGGCAATAGAGCGTTATATTGCTGTGTGTAAACCACTCCATCACTCTCAGATCTGCACAGTAAATAGAACATATGTCCTTATCACTGTGATTTGGGTTTTTTCATCTATTCCTGCATTAATTGACATAATTGTAGTAATTGCATTGCAGcccatttctttcttttactcCCTCACCTACTGCCAGACTATTGTTGTCTACCCTTCAAAGTATTACACACAGAAGGCCATTGCTACACAGACGTTGTTCTTTTCCATTGTGTGGATAACTCTGTTTTATACATACTTCAGAGTTCTTTGTACCGCCAAAATAGCCTCGCATGGCCATCACCAAAGCTCAGCTAAAAAGGCCCGCAACACAATCCTGTTACACGGTGGTCAGTTACTACTCTGCATGCTCTCATATGTTACTCCTGTTCTGGTCAGCGTTCTCATTCCCCTCTTTCCAGCTCATCGAACTAAAATCACTTTTGTCAATTACCTGCTTACTTGCCTTTTTCCTCGACTCCTGAGCCCTCTAATCTATGGACTTCGAGACCAGAAGTTTGGCAAATACATCAAACGCAACTTTTCCTGTGGACTGGTAATTCTAAAAGTTACTCCATAGTGTATAGCTTGATTAGTGGATATAGTGGATGCAGTGATCAGCTGTAATATTATAACCACCCACTTGTTTCTACAATCATGGTCCATTCTCAGGTCCCCTGACCACACAGAAGCAATTATTTGGTTGCTgtacatactttgtttgccctcttcaccctgttcttcagggTGTCTTACTTTTTTTGTGCCtaatgattcaaggtaggctttAAATTCACCTAAATGGCCTATTCATGTGGTCCTTATGAtttttttggttacatagcattaAGAAACTTGCTCATACACTGCATATCTAAAACAATAAACTTTGCCAGTTTAGCAAACAGGGGCTGTATTTATActggatatttaaaaaaaaatctgcattaGAGCAACACCAGGTAAAAATAGGTGTTTATGATTCTGGGCTCCCCTTACAGGTTCAATGTGTAATTAAATGGAGAGGGAGGTAGGCATGGAGGGAGCTATGCCGGGAATGTTGCTTCCTGCCCACCTCAAGAAAGTACATATTGCAGTTTCTTGCTTATACTGgtatagcaatgacagaggctctatcctGCCCATTACAAATCTATGTAAAATCCCAATGATATTGATATGtaatttttgttaattttgttaTTTGTAAGTTtaattttacctagtgttgttTACATATAAAGAAACTGATCAATATATGGTTTCCAATAAGGtattatacatttacatttacatttatgcatttggcagacgcttttatccaaagtgacttacaaaagaggatctaacattcgaactacagcacaaattatacaaaataccttacattgagtgcaatatgccaggaagtaataagtggattaaagaaagacattccgtgcaaaagatactctcggaagagctgggttttcaatgatttcttgaatgcggagagggtttctgtagctctgatagtgcttggaagctcatTCCACCAgcatggtaccagagatgagaatagcctcaactgacctgttggtcgtgttagttggcgctcctttgaggaacggagagggcgggcgctaacgtatggttttaagagtctattgaggtagatgggagcagaaccagtgaacactctgaaggccatcattagtgatttaaatttgatgcgagcagctaagggtagccattgcagctcaactaatagaagacatgtgctctttttggttggttgaagaccaggcgtgctgcagcattctggatcatctgtagcggtctcacagcacaggccggaagacctgtcaggagggcgtagTGTAGGCGTAGTGTATACTGATACACTACATCAGAAAACATTTTATGGGTACTGACATTTTGCAGGGTACTGGCAAATAAGTCTTGTAAGGCAAGAATGAAGATGATTGAATGTACCTAAGACACAAACCACTATTAAGGCTCTATTAAGAAAAGGACAGCATAGTCTATGTGAGAGTAGTTGGAAAAGGAAAAATGTGtggacacaaaacacacatcatTAATGAAATGTagaaccccatttccaaaattGTTTTTGAATTTCATCCAAAGGCTCAGGCTCAATGTGCAATTTGtggatcctgtttatatatGGTTCCTTCTTtgcattttaaagttttaactTTTGTGGAGGTAGAgactcacagacagtggttttgGGAAATATTTCATAGCCCATGCAGTATTTTCCCCAACACTTACTATTTTACTATTTGACTGTGCAGTCTTTCACAGCGTGGTGTTCTTTTATGATGCAGTGACCAGTAATCCTGACTATCTTTATAGGGCAACAAGGCCCAAAAGGAGTATTAGCTGACTGAAGCAAAGTCTTTCAGAAGGAAGGGGTTCACAACTCTAAAAAAATTGCATGGGtttttcaaaacaaataaaagtatTCCAAAAAATGAACATAATGATCTATGTATGGTAGATTGTTTAAATCTAAGTTTTATTTTGTAAGGAAATGTCATGGTGCTCTTCTGTGTGGTGGATATTTTTAATGACCTTAGTATCACTTTTAATaaattttcaaaacatttccTTACTTAAGTGAAATACCCCTCTCATCCCAACTAAAATCTCACATACTGCAGTTATAGTTAAACTACTAGGTCAAAAATAAACCATTTTATGTTCAATTGTACTTCtgcttattttaaatattatgtgtCATATAAATCCTAACTTGAATTTAAATACAGGAATGCAGCActgaaaacatatataaaacattaagcATAAATATTTCTGGATTGGACAAACAGCACAGAAGTGAGAAAATTAATCTCTATGTATTCTCTGTGTAtatggaaaaatataaaaaaaaaagaaactgtgGAAAGAAACAGCCCTTGTACCTTTTATTTCAGTATGGAAGTATCTTGGTATGTCTGAGATGAGGACTGATTGTGCTGAATGTCATGTTATTATCATCTTGGTTTGGCTACTGTCTTGAGCCCCACAAGGGAAGAGCAAGTCATGGTACCAGACCTTCAAACAGAGTATATAATAGGAGTGTCACAAGTGCTGGAGTCTTTGCTGGAGACAACATCTAAAGGTTATATTCTTGTAGTACACTTTTCAGTCTTTAACTCTAGACTGTACTTGTTTTATGAGAGAATGAACTCAAGCCGGGATCCTTTTGAAGATGCTTTTATAAAGAACTTTATTGCTGTTGGGCTTGGTGTCATTATAACTTACATCAATGGGATTtttgtgtttgctttttttaaacatttagtttTCTACAATGACTCAAGATACATTCTGTACATTCACCTTGTCATCAATGATATAATCATGCTCTTTCTTTCAGTGTTTATGCAGGTTCTGAGTTACATTGTACCTCTTTTGAATGCCACTGTCTGCAGTTTTTTCCTCTTGTTTATTGCCACAACTTCAGAAAACTCTCCTCTGAATCTTGCTGGAATGGCCTTGGAACGCTACATTGCTATTTGCAAACCACTGCATCACACCCAGCTGTGTTCACTGAAGAGGACCTACATCCTCATCGGCCTGATCTGGGTTTTGACCTTTGTTCCTGCACTTACTGATATCTTCATTGTCTTGGTGAATGAACCCATCAGTATTTTCTCAACATTGATAATCTGCTACACTAAGAGTCTCTATGGATCCAATCAGCATCTCGTTAGAGCCATCTTTATCAAGACCCTTTATTTATCATGTGTTTGGTTGACACTGGTCTTTACTTACATCAAAGTTTTTCAAGCATCTAAAGCTGCAACATCTGATCAGGTTTCTGCCAGAAAAGCCCGGAATACTATTTTGCTTCATGGCCTACAGCTTATTCTCTGCATGCTGGCTTATGTTTCTCCATTTGTAAATTATAATTTCTTAGTTTGGTTCCCATTACACAGAAGCACAATATTGTTCAGTAGCTATCTACTGTCTAATGTTTTTCCAAGGCTACTTAGTCCTCTTATATATGGTGTCCGggataaaaaaatgtttagatatgTCAGAATGTATTTAACATGTATTTGGTTCAGTACAACAGTTAATCCACATGCTAGTGGATATTTgtctaaatgtaattttaaaagacCAGGTCATAGAATCTTAATACAGAGGCAAAGTGTGATGATTTGCACCTTGAGAACAACTGCTGACATAAAGATGCAAGTCTAGCTACTGCCATTACACTATAATTATATCAGATATAGTCTGTGGATAAAAGAGTTATTgctcataaattttatatatatatagagtttCACACAGATATTTAACAACAGAATGTATATACATAACTGTTTTTATACATGAAATGGTTATACATGATTGCCAgagtaaacatttattttgtaacaGACCCATAATGATGACTATTCTAAAATTTGTGGACAAAGCATTATTGAGTagataatctctctctctatctttctctctgagAAATTTCATTGTATTTTGAAAGATATATGCCAATTTAGAATTTAGTAACAGGAGTATATTTCAAAAAGCTGGGATGGAGCAAAAAAAAGACTGGTCAAGTTTTGTAATGCTACAAATTAAATAAGGTTATTTGGCAATAGGTCAGTGACATGActgaggtttttattttttttttaatagggggggggggtcttctTAGAAGGAAAACAGTGCAACTATTCAAGAATAAAATTTCTGAACTTAATATCTtcttctccccgtgtctgcgtgggtttcctccgggtgctccggtttcctcccacagtccaaaaacacacgttgcaggtggattggtgactcgaaagtgtccgtaggtgtgagtgaatgtgtgtgtgtctgtgttgccctgtgaaggactggcgtcccctccagggtgtattcccgccttgcgcccaatgattccaggtaggctctggacccccccgcgaccctaaattggataagcggttacagataatggatggatggaatatctTTTTCTTTCATGATCCAGAGCACATTTCAATGTGTGACCCTATGTGCACCTTTGTTGGTGATAGCAAAAAATGGTAATTATACAATTGtaaatttggaaatgttggaaagaTTTCCACTCTGTTCtgcatgtgtgtatattttgaaatgtgttctctgttaGACTGGCTTCAAGTAGGAGCTGTCTGTTTTGTGAACAGTTGTTTTTGAAAGTGGTGGAACTGGTGTTGCCTGAGGTTGTACTTAAAAACCCAAGAATAAGAAAATCTTATGTGTAACCAATAGGTAGTCTGGGGAATGTATGGCGTTAGCTATAAAAGATATTGGACTGATTTCCAGGTGGTGCTTTTGGGAATCTGCATGCTTTGGATTGTTCTTCATTGA from Hoplias malabaricus isolate fHopMal1 chromosome 3, fHopMal1.hap1, whole genome shotgun sequence carries:
- the LOC136691442 gene encoding odorant receptor 131-2-like — translated: MNTTIDQNWIRDNYQEALAKNIIVIVLALIIIGINGMLVVTYFQIPMFHSDPKYILYISLVINDILTICISAIMFVLTYAMPNVNVSFCCVLLSLGSTTGIITPMILAGMAIERYIAVCKPLHHSQICTVNRTYVLITVIWVFSSIPALIDIIVVIALQPISFFYSLTYCQTIVVYPSKYYTQKAIATQTLFFSIVWITLFYTYFRVLCTAKIASHGHHQSSAKKARNTILLHGGQLLLCMLSYVTPVLVSVLIPLFPAHRTKITFVNYLLTCLFPRLLSPLIYGLRDQKFGKYIKRNFSCGLVILKVTP